Proteins encoded within one genomic window of Deltaproteobacteria bacterium:
- a CDS encoding alpha-ketoacid dehydrogenase subunit beta, producing the protein MANMAQAIRMALHYAEKNLELKDVFGQDVGAPLGGVFTATQGLKTAWNAPLDERGIISMAMGIAMTGSRCVAEIQFCDYIFNTMDLLKIAGNTLWCTNGQYNLPMVVMTPVGAGIRGSIYHSHSFDSWASRLQGWKVVMPSNPLDAYGLLLSAIKDPNPVLFLKPKALMRVRGEELIPGEPTSEKELKAMIDAPIGDRSKWKPQWPQVKDYEVPIGKGKITRSGERLTLVSYGRHLLLCNEIADELKQENISIEVIDLRSIYPYDWQMVKESVVKTGRVLFVNEDTEVTNFGEHLVYRVVQELFYHLLARPRVIAAKNVPGIGLHPNLEDATVPQKSEIKNTLLEIINEIP; encoded by the coding sequence GTGGCAAATATGGCTCAAGCTATTCGAATGGCTCTGCATTATGCAGAGAAAAATTTAGAACTTAAAGATGTTTTTGGTCAGGACGTAGGAGCTCCATTGGGTGGGGTTTTTACGGCAACCCAAGGATTGAAAACCGCTTGGAATGCTCCCTTGGATGAACGAGGCATTATCAGCATGGCTATGGGAATTGCCATGACAGGATCCCGATGTGTGGCCGAGATTCAGTTTTGCGATTATATTTTTAATACGATGGATCTGCTAAAAATTGCGGGAAACACCTTGTGGTGTACAAATGGCCAGTACAACTTACCTATGGTGGTGATGACCCCTGTGGGAGCGGGCATACGTGGGAGTATTTATCACTCTCATTCTTTTGATTCCTGGGCCAGCCGTCTGCAAGGATGGAAAGTGGTGATGCCATCAAATCCTTTGGATGCCTATGGCTTATTATTGTCAGCGATAAAGGATCCTAATCCTGTTTTATTTCTAAAACCAAAAGCCTTGATGCGAGTTCGGGGGGAAGAGCTGATTCCTGGAGAGCCAACATCTGAAAAAGAGTTGAAAGCAATGATTGACGCACCCATTGGGGATCGGTCTAAATGGAAGCCCCAGTGGCCCCAAGTAAAAGATTACGAAGTGCCAATCGGAAAAGGCAAGATCACTCGTTCTGGAGAAAGGCTGACCTTGGTGAGCTACGGCAGGCATTTGCTTTTATGTAATGAGATTGCCGATGAGTTAAAACAAGAAAATATTTCGATTGAAGTGATCGATTTAAGATCTATATATCCCTATGATTGGCAGATGGTAAAAGAATCTGTAGTTAAAACAGGGAGAGTGCTTTTTGTGAACGAGGACACAGAGGTCACCAATTTTGGTGAACATCTTGTGTACCGAGTGGTTCAAGAGCTGTTCTATCACTTACTGGCTAGGCCTCGGGTGATAGCTGCGAAAAATGTTCCAGGAATTGGTTTGCATCCAAATCTTGAGGACGCCACGGTCCCACAGAAAAGTGAAATAAAAAATACTCTACTTGAAATAATAAATGAAATTCCTTAG
- a CDS encoding class I SAM-dependent methyltransferase: protein MIESGTKKRVTKKQNHLVFDKYKLYTKAVQSPEGDVEFLRDTYKEIKGKVPKILREDFCGTFALSSQWVKLHKNHQAYGVDLDPEPMEYGKANYYRKLSPEQQKRLHLIEGDVLRVELPKADLTAALNFSYFLFKTRAQLKEYFQRVYESLNKDGIFLVDVFGGGQCHDAIVDKIVHKNFTYYWDQTGYDPVSNEALFYIHFKVGSKKIEKVFTYDWRIWSIPEIREIMTEVGFKKTYIYWEGSNKKGRGNGLFSRTEKGEPCLSWIAYVVGEKEISKI, encoded by the coding sequence ATGATCGAATCAGGCACTAAAAAAAGAGTCACGAAAAAACAAAACCATCTTGTATTTGATAAATACAAATTATACACGAAGGCTGTACAATCTCCAGAAGGCGACGTCGAGTTTTTACGAGATACCTATAAAGAAATTAAAGGAAAAGTACCCAAAATTTTAAGGGAAGATTTTTGCGGAACCTTTGCTCTTTCCAGTCAGTGGGTAAAGCTTCATAAAAACCATCAAGCCTATGGGGTTGATTTGGATCCTGAGCCAATGGAATACGGAAAAGCAAATTATTATCGTAAATTATCACCTGAGCAGCAGAAAAGATTACATTTAATTGAGGGAGATGTGCTCAGAGTGGAATTGCCAAAGGCCGATTTGACGGCAGCACTGAATTTTTCTTATTTTTTATTTAAAACAAGAGCTCAGCTTAAAGAATATTTTCAACGTGTGTATGAATCTCTAAATAAAGACGGAATTTTTTTAGTAGATGTTTTTGGCGGAGGGCAATGCCACGATGCCATTGTCGATAAAATAGTTCATAAAAATTTTACCTATTATTGGGATCAAACAGGCTATGACCCGGTTAGTAACGAGGCTCTTTTTTACATTCATTTTAAAGTGGGATCCAAGAAAATAGAAAAGGTTTTTACCTATGATTGGAGAATTTGGTCAATTCCAGAAATTCGCGAAATCATGACTGAAGTTGGATTTAAAAAAACCTACATTTATTGGGAAGGCTCCAATAAAAAAGGCCGAGGAAATGGTTTGTTTAGCCGCACTGAAAAAGGCGAACCTTGCTTATCATGGATCGCCTACGTCGTCGGAGAGAAAGAAATAAGTAAAATATAG
- the pyrE gene encoding orotate phosphoribosyltransferase, with product MDKKELAKKVFQACYLQGTFKLRSGQISHEYFDKYRFESQPTLLRSMAFHLKNMIPSDTQALAGLEMGGIPIATALSLETGLPVVFVRKTPKEYGTCLFAEGIDIQNKKLCLIEDVITTGGQVLISTQDLRNSGALIDTVLCAILRGEKENSKFSEAKLKIQTLFTSDDLKNA from the coding sequence ATAGACAAAAAGGAACTCGCAAAAAAAGTATTTCAAGCCTGTTATTTACAAGGAACATTCAAACTAAGATCGGGACAAATTTCCCATGAATATTTTGATAAATACCGTTTCGAATCCCAACCCACCCTTCTTCGCTCCATGGCCTTTCATTTAAAAAATATGATCCCATCAGACACTCAGGCCCTTGCTGGACTTGAAATGGGGGGGATACCCATTGCCACAGCCCTTAGTCTAGAGACTGGACTTCCCGTCGTTTTTGTTCGAAAAACTCCCAAAGAATATGGAACCTGTTTATTCGCTGAAGGCATAGACATTCAGAATAAAAAACTTTGCCTTATCGAAGATGTGATCACGACTGGAGGACAGGTGCTCATTAGCACTCAAGACTTGCGCAACTCAGGGGCTCTAATCGATACGGTTCTTTGTGCCATACTAAGAGGAGAAAAAGAAAATTCAAAATTTAGCGAAGCCAAACTTAAAATTCAAACTCTCTTTACCTCTGACGATCTTAAAAACGCCTAG